AGGGCTTGGCGACTGCTGGTTTCAACCTCGACCCGGTAGCCCATTTCACCGAGCATGGCACTGTTGACCAGGGCCAGGCTTGCTTCGTCGTCAACCAGCAATATCCGCTCCACTCCTCCGGGCAGACTGAGCGGCTCCTGGTGTTCCGAGCTGTCGTGTTGCTGTGCTTCCGTCACCGGAAAGAACAAAGCAAAGGAAGATCCCTGGCCGGGGCTGCTGTGGACGTTGATCAGCCCGGCATGCTGCTCGACGATTCCCTGCACTGTCGCCAGCCCCATACCGGTTCCCTGATCAACCTCCTTGGTGGTAAAAAACGGATCGAAAACCTTTTCCAGGGTGGCTCGGTTCATTCCCATTCCTAAATCCTGCACCTCGATGCGGGCATAGATGCCCGGCTGGCAATTGTATTGGGCCGGGATGTCCTGTTGCGCCAATTCAACTTTGTCCAGCGAGATCGTCAGCAGGCCTTTGTCGTGCATGGCATGGACGGCATTGGTGCAAAGGTTGATCAGGGCTTCCTGAATTGCGGTGGGATCGGCGTTGATACTGATGCTGTCCTGTGTGGGCGGCAGTTGACAGCGCAGTTCAACCGAGCTAGGAACCGTCGAGCGTAGCAGTTTGAGGGTTTCTTCGATAATCAGCGCAGGTTGGACGACGGTTCGTGTCCTGGATTCCTGGCGGCTGTAAGTCATGATTTGCTGGATCAGTTCGCGTGATCTGCGGATACCGATGGTCGCATTGTGCAGATATTCCCTGATCGTGGCATCAGCCGGCAGGTTTATTTTGATCAGCTCCAGATTGCCGAGAATGATCGCCAGATTATTGTTGAAATTATGGGCAATTCCTGCCGCCATCAAACCAACGGCTTCCATCTTGTATTTCTGGCGCAGCTGCTGCTCCAGTTTCAGGCGTTCATTCTCTTCGATCTTCTGTACCGTCAGGTCCTGCTCTATGGAGAACAGCAAGGGCTGGTTGTCCATTTGGATCAACCTGACCAGTGCTTGCACCGGGAAGGTCGTGCCGTCTTTGCGCCGGTGAAGCGTTTCGCGACAGACTGTCTGGCCGGCCTTGAGCCGTTCCATATCGCCCCGGAGCCCTGCAAAAACATGATCAGCCGGATCGACAAGGCGAATCGACTGGCCAAGGAGTTCCTCACGGGTAAAGCCGTGGGAAGCGCAGGCGGAGTCACTGAGGTCCGCAATGATCAGATCGTCCTGCTCCGGTTTGAGGACCAGCGCGTAGTCAGGGACATGTTCGAACAGGGTGCGGAATTTGTCCTTTTCCAATTGGAGGGCTTGCTCCGCCCTTTTTCGCGCGGAAATGTCACGGGTAACACCGAGCAGGCCGGTCGGCGTTCCGTCTTTATCCCGCAGAAACCGGGCCAGGATTTCCGTATCGATGATGGAGCCGTCTCTGTGGTATTCCTGAAGTTCAATCAGCCCGTATTGCCAGGAAT
This genomic window from Pelobacter seleniigenes DSM 18267 contains:
- a CDS encoding PAS domain S-box protein, which translates into the protein MLQAFLDEAEKLTDSRIGFFCCLEEDQNRIALQTWSTNTLQNRCQAGPHLAHAAIDQAGIWAECVQTRRPVVHNSFPNLGRQPLPPGHAPILTELIVPIIRKDRIVAILGVGNKPSGYDSNDIDLLHGLADVSWDIIARQQSEDELVQVRQQLDEALAQTAAPRAFREFSERKYWTLLEEAHFAISLADAKTGIILECNKALADMLERSPAELIGQPQAILHAEKVAAGHLSRNFIRHRDQLPGSVLEDRLLTKTGRPLDVEIHAQKFTLENREVMLAIIQDISARKHAQQELREAQQRYRLISENVTDVVWTMDLASEKFTYFSPSVELLRGYTPAEALQMSLTETLTAESCQRARQRIAEISAQPFDPLEDSWQYGLIELQEYHRDGSIIDTEILARFLRDKDGTPTGLLGVTRDISARKRAEQALQLEKDKFRTLFEHVPDYALVLKPEQDDLIIADLSDSACASHGFTREELLGQSIRLVDPADHVFAGLRGDMERLKAGQTVCRETLHRRKDGTTFPVQALVRLIQMDNQPLLFSIEQDLTVQKIEENERLKLEQQLRQKYKMEAVGLMAAGIAHNFNNNLAIILGNLELIKINLPADATIREYLHNATIGIRRSRELIQQIMTYSRQESRTRTVVQPALIIEETLKLLRSTVPSSVELRCQLPPTQDSISINADPTAIQEALINLCTNAVHAMHDKGLLTISLDKVELAQQDIPAQYNCQPGIYARIEVQDLGMGMNRATLEKVFDPFFTTKEVDQGTGMGLATVQGIVEQHAGLINVHSSPGQGSSFALFFPVTEAQQHDSSEHQEPLSLPGGVERILLVDDEASLALVNSAMLGEMGYRVEVETSSRQALKRLTDPRKRFDLLITDQIMPGLTGIELARLARQIDPNLPIILCTGYSDKAAGDEMDLDEPCAYCMKPLDMAELLTTVRTVLDHRR